A single window of Phycisphaerae bacterium DNA harbors:
- the eno gene encoding phosphopyruvate hydratase, whose translation MLTTIIDVRAREILDSRGNPTVEVDVLLEDGSFGRAAVPSGASTGAHEAVELRDDKSKRYMGKGTLGAVKNVNEKIAPEVCGMNALAQEEIDKLMIKMDGTKNKGKFGANAILGVSLAAAKAAANSAGLPFYRYLGGCNANILPVPMMNILNGGKHADNNVDFQEFMVMPVGAENFPEALRMGAEVFHTLKKVLKEKGYNTSVGDEGGFAPSLKSNDEAIEVILDAIKKAGYKAGKQIAIALDPAANELWDEGAKKYKFFKSAPNKKISSDELVKHWAKWVSKYPIVSLEDGLAEDDWSGWKNLTETLGDKCQLVGDDLFVTNTERLAKGIKLGSANSILIKLNQIGTLTETFEAINMAKRAGWTAVISHRSGETEDTTIADLAVAAGVGQIKTGSACRTDRICKYNQLLRIAEDLGPAARYANFMFE comes from the coding sequence ATGCTTACAACGATTATTGACGTAAGGGCAAGGGAAATACTCGACAGCCGAGGCAACCCAACAGTTGAAGTTGATGTATTATTAGAAGACGGCTCTTTCGGACGGGCGGCGGTGCCATCAGGGGCGAGCACAGGCGCTCATGAGGCGGTCGAGCTTCGCGACGACAAATCAAAACGATATATGGGAAAAGGCACTCTCGGTGCGGTGAAGAACGTCAATGAAAAGATTGCGCCGGAAGTTTGCGGGATGAACGCACTTGCCCAGGAAGAGATAGACAAGCTGATGATTAAAATGGACGGCACAAAAAATAAAGGCAAATTCGGCGCAAACGCGATACTCGGCGTATCGCTGGCAGCGGCAAAAGCAGCAGCTAATTCGGCGGGGCTGCCGTTCTACAGGTATCTGGGCGGATGCAATGCCAATATCCTCCCTGTGCCTATGATGAACATTCTCAACGGCGGAAAGCACGCAGACAACAACGTCGATTTCCAGGAATTTATGGTTATGCCTGTGGGAGCGGAGAATTTCCCTGAGGCGCTGCGAATGGGCGCAGAAGTATTTCATACACTTAAAAAAGTATTAAAGGAAAAAGGATATAACACCTCTGTCGGCGACGAAGGCGGGTTTGCGCCGTCGCTGAAAAGCAACGATGAGGCGATTGAGGTGATTTTAGACGCTATAAAGAAGGCGGGCTATAAGGCAGGCAAGCAAATCGCTATCGCACTCGACCCTGCAGCAAACGAACTATGGGACGAGGGGGCAAAGAAGTATAAATTTTTCAAATCAGCGCCGAACAAAAAAATCTCATCCGATGAGCTGGTTAAGCACTGGGCCAAATGGGTAAGCAAATACCCAATCGTAAGCCTCGAAGACGGACTCGCTGAGGACGACTGGTCAGGATGGAAAAATCTTACAGAAACGCTCGGTGACAAATGTCAGCTTGTCGGCGACGATTTGTTCGTAACCAATACCGAGCGTCTGGCCAAAGGGATAAAACTCGGCAGCGCCAATTCGATATTGATAAAGCTCAACCAGATAGGGACGCTGACGGAGACATTCGAGGCAATCAATATGGCGAAAAGGGCCGGCTGGACGGCGGTTATAAGTCACCGCAGCGGCGAAACAGAAGACACCACAATTGCGGATTTGGCTGTTGCCGCGGGCGTCGGGCAAATCAAGACCGGCTCAGCGTGCAGGACGGACAGAATCTGCAAGTATAATCAGCTTCTTAGGATTGCCGAAGACCTCGGTCCTGCGGCGCGATACGCCAACTTTATGTTCGAATAA
- the cdaA gene encoding diadenylate cyclase CdaA, with translation MRTLIDYFVRVGNYDWWVIVIELFLIGLVVYWAVNFLEGTRGEKLFHGVILILIAGFLILKLVVGRFAFERLQYLYSGFLIAVLIIAVAAFQPEIRGALIRIGRTGFLTHSSRLLSRTAEEIITAVTGLAATKTGAIIVIERKVALGEFIETGIEIDARVSSELLKTIFYPGTPLHDMAVIIRGDRAVSAGVQLPLAEAGSMNGVELGSRHRAAIGITTGSDAICIVISEETGTISIARNRLLSREISEAELRKLLISTMVEMAPVVDRFWRLPRRNNNRKQENVV, from the coding sequence GTGAGAACGCTCATCGATTATTTCGTCCGCGTGGGGAATTATGATTGGTGGGTAATTGTTATTGAGTTGTTTCTTATCGGCTTGGTGGTTTATTGGGCCGTCAACTTTCTCGAAGGAACCCGTGGAGAAAAATTGTTCCACGGCGTAATACTTATTCTCATCGCAGGTTTTCTCATCTTAAAGCTGGTCGTTGGGCGGTTTGCCTTCGAACGTCTCCAGTATCTCTACAGCGGCTTTTTAATTGCCGTCCTGATTATTGCCGTTGCTGCCTTTCAGCCCGAAATCAGGGGTGCTCTCATACGAATAGGACGCACCGGTTTCTTGACGCACTCGTCACGCCTCCTGTCAAGAACCGCAGAGGAGATAATTACCGCCGTAACCGGCCTTGCAGCTACCAAAACCGGCGCAATTATTGTTATTGAGAGGAAGGTCGCCCTGGGAGAATTTATAGAAACAGGCATCGAAATCGATGCAAGGGTTTCCTCCGAACTGCTAAAAACCATTTTTTACCCCGGTACCCCGCTCCACGATATGGCCGTTATAATTAGAGGCGACAGGGCTGTGTCCGCTGGAGTGCAGCTGCCGTTGGCTGAAGCAGGCAGCATGAATGGAGTTGAGCTTGGCTCCAGGCACCGTGCCGCCATTGGCATAACAACAGGCTCCGATGCTATCTGCATCGTGATAAGCGAGGAAACCGGAACTATCTCCATTGCACGGAACAGATTGCTCTCCAGGGAAATCAGCGAAGCTGAATTGAGAAAGCTCTTAATCAGCACGATGGTCGAGATGGCCCCGGTTGTCGATAGGTTCTGGAGATTGCCCAGGAGAAACAATAACCGAAAACAAGAAAATGTTGTATAG